From a region of the Uranotaenia lowii strain MFRU-FL unplaced genomic scaffold, ASM2978415v1 HiC_scaffold_135, whole genome shotgun sequence genome:
- the LOC129759282 gene encoding uncharacterized protein LOC129759282, giving the protein MQKATGGSWHRRGFEFGFRSGFARRAVRVCLQSWPGHVWFGLYNIEMCSKITMSADDSMVLYVPRNENHQAVARVFLANKLIANQHICQFGHFDLLKPREFSCSIPYKYQQAAEATLIRGNVFLLN; this is encoded by the exons ATGCAGAAAGCAACCGGAGGTAGCTGGCACCGTAGAGGATTCGAATTCGGGTTTcgatccgggtttgcccggcgGGCGGTTCG GGTTTGCCTGCAATCTTGGCCTGGTCacgtttggtttggtttgtaTAACATCGAAATGTGCAGTAAAATCACAATGTCCGCCGACGATTCGATGGTGCTATATGTGCCCCGCAACGAAAATCATCAGGCAG TTGCGAGAGTATTTCTTGCGAACAAGCTGATAGCCAATCAACACATTTGCCAGTTCGGTCACTTTGATCTTCTCAAGCCCCGAGAGTTTTCGTGCAGCATCCCGTACAAATACCAGCAAGCGGCGGAAGCTACTCTGATCCGCGGAAATGTTTTTCTTCTGAACTGA
- the LOC129759273 gene encoding FK506-binding protein 59 isoform X1, protein MSFVDLSGDGGVQKQILQEGSGEETPSSGCTVSLHYTGTLDSDGKQFDSSRDRNEPFEFQLGRSSVIKAFDMGVATMKLGEKCILKCAPDYAYGSSGSPPNIPPNSTLNFELEMLGWKGEDLSPNSDRGIERFILKVGEGKKTPNDGALVKIHIVGRFEDKIFEERDVEFHIGEGEKEGVVPGIEIAIEKFKKGETSRLVLKPKYAFGSEGKPDVVPANATVVYEITMKEFEREPDSWKLDDEQRIAQSELFKQKGTAYFKDNKFKLALKMYQKSLNYLTSSDSQEAKQRQLIMYLNKALCHQKLDEHDESKDACNEALNIDSKSVKALYRRGQARLALGDIEKALLDFNAVRELEPENKAALNQVTICKQKIKEYNEQQKKVFANMFTKFAKSDKQREEEEQNRQPDVMKQNFGEWRDDEREHEPTRFEQENPDVIMLNESLKDFRNM, encoded by the exons ATGAGTTTCGTCGATCTTTCCGGTGATGGTGGAGTCCAGAAGCAGATTCTCCAGGAGGGATCTGGGGAAGAGACGCCGTCTTCTGGTTGCACTGTTTCGCTTCACTACACTGGAACACTGGATTCGGATGGTAAACAATTTGATTCCAGCCGGGACCGAAATGAGCCGTTCGAGTTTCAGCTGGGCCGTAGTTCGGTAATTAAGGCGTTCGATATGGGTGTGGCCACCATGAAGCTGGGTGAAAAATGCATCCTCAAATGCGCACCAGACTACGCATACGGATCGTCGGGTAGTCCACCAAATATTCCGCCGAATTCTACATTGAACTTTGAGTTAGAAATGCTTGGATGGAAGGGTGAAGATTTAAGCCCTAACTCGGACAGAGGTATCGAGCGCTTTATTTTGAAGGTTGGTGAGGGTAAGAAGACACCAAACGACGGTGCCTTGGTTAAGATCCATATAGTCGGTCGCTTTGAAGATAAGATTTTCGAAGAAAGGGATGTGGAATTCCATATTGGCGAAGGAGAGAAAGAAGGAGTTGTTCCCGGAATTGAAATTGctattgaaaagtttaaaaagggTGAAACATCGAGATTAGTTTTGAAACCGAAGTATGCTTTCGGATCAGAGGGAAAGCCAGATGTGGTACCAGCAAATGCCACGGTTGTCTATGAAATTACTATGAAAGAGTTCGAGCGGGAACCGGACAGTTGGAAATTGGATGATGAACAGAGAATAGCTCAATCCGAACTATTCAAACAGAAAGGCACTGCATACTTCAaggataataaatttaaattagctcttaaaatgtatcaaaaatcgTTGAATTACCTTACCAGCAGTG atTCACAGGAAGCGAAACAACGCCAACTTATCATGTACCTTAATAAGGCTCTGTGTCATCAAAAACTAGATGAACATGATGAATCAAAGGATGCT TGCAACGAAGCCCTGAACATTGATTCCAAAAGTGTTAAAGCTCTATACAGAAGAGGTCAAGCTAGACTCGCCCTCGGCGATATTGAAAAGGCTCTGCTCGACTTCAATGCCGTGCGAGAATTGGAGCCGGAAAATAAGGCTGCCCTCAACCAAGTCACTATATGCAAACAGAAAATTAAGGAATATAATGAACAGCAGAAGAAGGTTTTCGCCAATATGTTCACCAAGTTCGCTAAGAGTGATAAGCAG CGTGAGGAAGAGGAACAGAACCGGCAACCCGACGTGATGAAACAGAACTTTGGCGAGTGGCGTGATGACGAACGTGAACATGAACCGACTCGATTCGAGCAAGAAAATCCGGATGTCATCATGCTGAACGAATCGTTGAAGGATTTCAGAAATATGTAA
- the LOC129759273 gene encoding FK506-binding protein 59 isoform X3 has protein sequence MSFVDLSGDGGVQKQILQEGSGEETPSSGCTVSLHYTGTLDSDGKQFDSSRDRNEPFEFQLGRSSVIKAFDMGVATMKLGEKCILKCAPDYAYGSSGSPPNIPPNSTLNFELEMLGWKGEDLSPNSDRGIERFILKVGEGKKTPNDGALVKIHIVGRFEDKIFEERDVEFHIGEGEKEGVVPGIEIAIEKFKKGETSRLVLKPKYAFGSEGKPDVVPANATVVYEITMKEFEREPDSWKLDDEQRIAQSELFKQKGTAYFKDNKFKLALKMYQKSLNYLTSSDSQEAKQRQLIMYLNKALCHQKLDEHDESKDACNEALNIDSKSVKALYRRGQARLALGDIEKALLDFNAVRELEPENKAALNQVTICKQKIKEYNEQQKKVFANMFTKFAKSDKQ, from the exons ATGAGTTTCGTCGATCTTTCCGGTGATGGTGGAGTCCAGAAGCAGATTCTCCAGGAGGGATCTGGGGAAGAGACGCCGTCTTCTGGTTGCACTGTTTCGCTTCACTACACTGGAACACTGGATTCGGATGGTAAACAATTTGATTCCAGCCGGGACCGAAATGAGCCGTTCGAGTTTCAGCTGGGCCGTAGTTCGGTAATTAAGGCGTTCGATATGGGTGTGGCCACCATGAAGCTGGGTGAAAAATGCATCCTCAAATGCGCACCAGACTACGCATACGGATCGTCGGGTAGTCCACCAAATATTCCGCCGAATTCTACATTGAACTTTGAGTTAGAAATGCTTGGATGGAAGGGTGAAGATTTAAGCCCTAACTCGGACAGAGGTATCGAGCGCTTTATTTTGAAGGTTGGTGAGGGTAAGAAGACACCAAACGACGGTGCCTTGGTTAAGATCCATATAGTCGGTCGCTTTGAAGATAAGATTTTCGAAGAAAGGGATGTGGAATTCCATATTGGCGAAGGAGAGAAAGAAGGAGTTGTTCCCGGAATTGAAATTGctattgaaaagtttaaaaagggTGAAACATCGAGATTAGTTTTGAAACCGAAGTATGCTTTCGGATCAGAGGGAAAGCCAGATGTGGTACCAGCAAATGCCACGGTTGTCTATGAAATTACTATGAAAGAGTTCGAGCGGGAACCGGACAGTTGGAAATTGGATGATGAACAGAGAATAGCTCAATCCGAACTATTCAAACAGAAAGGCACTGCATACTTCAaggataataaatttaaattagctcttaaaatgtatcaaaaatcgTTGAATTACCTTACCAGCAGTG atTCACAGGAAGCGAAACAACGCCAACTTATCATGTACCTTAATAAGGCTCTGTGTCATCAAAAACTAGATGAACATGATGAATCAAAGGATGCT TGCAACGAAGCCCTGAACATTGATTCCAAAAGTGTTAAAGCTCTATACAGAAGAGGTCAAGCTAGACTCGCCCTCGGCGATATTGAAAAGGCTCTGCTCGACTTCAATGCCGTGCGAGAATTGGAGCCGGAAAATAAGGCTGCCCTCAACCAAGTCACTATATGCAAACAGAAAATTAAGGAATATAATGAACAGCAGAAGAAGGTTTTCGCCAATATGTTCACCAAGTTCGCTAAGAGTGATAAGCAG TAA
- the LOC129759270 gene encoding uncharacterized protein LOC129759270: MAAIALQPTVRLPKQCRACLAQDNDDLVSVQLIQEGVTIRQMIQELTGIEVSANKNLPQNVCLMCLDRLRNAYKLRLQFLESEQILCDPTERICSTIEQKANETGIPGIVQLEIQTLVSNESNEYDKMDRRRGHLSEFDQMSSNLTEEENSPMGVETRHQTREGKLYLEHELIDYEVLSQTDFYNHIRFHPYPCCGCYERFSDRNELYMHGLQVHASPQDSEQGISTEECPVCFKKFVNRQAVLNHRNILDGNRFHCMECDVLLETRKLMLEHIEHNHAVEVYEDELSKYDGEDLEDFHAENNWVSRNDSNYGLLEPLSLLCCGCNEVFSARKDLEEHSRKVHLPNKTTNEKALDLFPIECSICYERFDNDIHLFLHRVAPYKQNIEDSKEDIRKKTLSPPCRGCKELFHTYEDIQKNSQVHYARKIANLFEGMVPRKFCFECITCYERFDKQWFLMLHRIARYTPLNDSIEFEIDISPKDETPEMFKSEVLSIAAVGLDEQSENEQEIEFIEDFSDNKQERFDSDNFDKSDEYLHSDDDEATGISFVETRANKYLPTRQRKEMGRVPGNVLRIVEQLKGYNIVEILKERCCFCLKFFDSVEVLDLHVVQHHRVSLNEIGENPVRYQCEYCLRNFNIALLYVVHKRIREQKQFYQCRLCDFVIDNVSRLKNHMLHNEQHAKYFNLVRHDVSDQYEIVQMPGKRCCGCDNYFDNTDSLAEHSLIEHPRDPLKDSLKRTVACKICDKRFYTKTEMEVHQKKQGSTTRFNCKLCDFSTPSKARMLKHLYSSIHNQALSEIQVKDIKSNINKAGTLYYCCFEGCKLAFHTTKLFNDHIEKAHSKQKAQNIADFGAVASDRLQCEHCFRVFRTLTHLKQHRLHDKMPKKFVCAQCGISKSSKASLKVHEMLHTGERPYHCKICDKRFTSQTILSSHLKCHAPKQYQCNDCGEKFARGENLKRHIRHRHAEATFSCNYCPRKMKTREAQLQHERSHTGEKPFECRTAGCSKRYASITDRRRHEMLNHTGERPHCCSFCSASFVRKRQLTVHERKHTGERPFACQRCGKSFIDAPQLKKHTCYESVKNQSIPPALLDVLFSLPFEMLREVPIPTLTTTGKQTKIIIHRFFLWVKYKVVRSMQAECRFCTSTGVAVKLHSEADVATEASTKSTWADIIFELAAVQITPSDEDNDDVLCLKECVPRLRDYVLFRQQIQKVEATRNMKRHPRSEEGYDMEYLDDEQEMCDKHGAHIEEPSDETRLDGERMNLSNELILTQMHFDNFDYFEFAGVHCCGCDTIARNEDELLVHAGNVHRPRTESIHSPYCSVCKHSFPATEDVERHRNQFSQNIIFYCKLCQRRFMGKEAFTSHIEDSLHRTQDDQTKHADLDNTCDVLGLEVSSEQIVVPPPVEGQEVEIEYCDLNYDKSKENIGLPDPKLISGTEDQDHYQIIFVEDAERCCVCGIFFQTYEALLDHARFEHHNGVQFGIGQDKNMCEICHVSFKMPSALNAHRTHSRFTKRMYHCKICQQTYNRKFHLIRHFKSTPTHHDALPSVLESFGEPQYKPSTLNKNGDAFACCFLKCSLLFNCESDLANHVLENHAPRRKLNDAERTCNDFLCPVCLRSFSSQKLLQFHRNRSLKKRHICSFCAKSFLIPSELHEHELLVHSENIQRHLCDICHKAFRTVQLMKNHRQTHKQERNFGCNQCSASFQFRFQLRKHMNAVHPTSFPYECSFCEKKFSTKSKHDLHRRSHTGERPYHCRFEPCTKKFSHVTDRKRHEMGVHTGERPYRCEHCPAAYIRKRELVLHGQKHC, encoded by the exons ATGGCTGCGATAGCCCTCCAACCGACTGTTCGATTACCGAAACAATGCCGTGCTTGCCTAGCCCAGGATAACGACGATCTGGTTTCGGTGCAGCTTATACAAGAAGGTGTCACCATTAGGCAAATGATTCAGGAGTTGACGGGAATAGAG GTTTCAGCTAACAAAAATCTACCTCAAAATGTATGCTTGATGTGCTTGGACCGGCTCCGGAATGCTTACAAATTGCGTCTTCAGTTTCTCGAATCAGAGCAAATACTTTGCGACCCCACAGAACGTATCTGTTCAACCATCGAACAAAAGGCTAATGAAACGGGAATACCTGGAATAGTTCAACTGGAAATTCAAACTTTGGTCAGTAACGAATCGAACGAATATGACAAAATGGATAGACGAAGAGGCCACCTATCGGAGTTCGACCAAATGTCATCGAATTTGACCGAAGAAGAAAATTCGCCAATGGGGGTCGAAACGAGACATCAGACCAGGGAGGGAAAGTTATATCTCGAACACGAGCTGATTGATTATGAAGTTCTGTCTCAAACGGATTTTTATAACCACATAAGGTTCCACCCCTATCCATGCTGCGGCTGCTATGAGCGCTTTTCGGACCGAAACGAGCTTTATATGCATGGGTTGCAGGTCCATGCATCGCCACAGGACTCTGAACAAGGAATTTCTACTGAGGAATGTCctgtttgtttcaaaaaatttgtaaatcgcCAAGCGGTTTTGAATCATCGAAATATCCTCGATGGAAATCGATTCCACTGCATGGAGTGTGATGTTTTGCTGGAAACTCGAAAACTTATGTTAGAGCATATAGAGCACAATCATGCGGTAGAAGTGTATGAAGATGAGTTGTCTAAATATGATGGTGAAGATTTGGAAGATTTCCACGCTGAGAACAACTGGGTGTCTCGAAATGACTCAAATTATGGCCTTCTGGAACCGTTGTCGCTTCTTTGTTGTGGGTGTAATGAGGTATTCAGTGCACGTAAAGACCTTGAAGAACATTCAAGGAAGGTCCACTTACCGAATAAAACAACGAACGAGAAAGCACTAGACCTATTTCCTATCGAGTGTAGTATCTGCTACGAACGTTTTGACAACGATATACATCTGTTTTTACATCGAGTCGCACCTTACAAACAAAATATCGAAGATTCAAAAGAAGATATTCGCAAAAAAACGTTGTCACCGCCCTGTCGTGGATGTAAAGAGTTGTTCCATACGTACGAAGACATTCAGAAGAATTCACAAGTCCACTATGCAAGAAAGATAGCAAACCTCTTTGAAGGAATGGTACCGCGTAAATTTTGCTTCGAGTGCATTACCTGCTACGAACGTTTTGACAAACAATGGTTTCTGATGCTGCATCGAATTGCACGTTACACACCTCTCAATGATtcgattgaatttgaaatcgacATATCTCCAAAGG ACGAAACTCCTGAGATGTTTAAATCGGAGGTATTGAGTATTGCCGCGGTTGGATTGGATGAACAATCAGAAAACGAACAAGAAATagaatttattgaagatttttctgATAACAAGCAAGAACGATTCGACAGCGATAACTTTGATAAATCTGATGAATATCTTCACTCGGATGACGACGAGGCGACGGGGATATCTTTTGTAGAAACGAGAGCCAACAAATATTTGCCAACGAGACAGCGGAAAGAAATGGGAAGAGTTCCCGGAAATGTTCTTCGGATTGTGGAACAACTGAAAGGCTACAATATAGTCGAAATATTAAAGGAGCgctgttgtttttgcttgaaatttttcgaCTCTGTAGAAGTGCTCGATTTGCATGTGGTTCAACATCATCGAGTTTCGTTGAACGAAATCGGTGAGAATCCTGTCAGATATCAGTGTGAGTATTGTTTACGAAATTTTAATATCGCCCTGTTGTACGTGGTACACAAACGAATCCGTGAACAGAAGCAGTTTTACCAATGTAGGTTGTGCGATTTCGTTATTGACAATGTGTCACGGCTCAAGAATCACATGCTCCACAATGAACAGCACGCCAAATATTTCAACTTGGTGCGACACGACGTTAGCGATCAGTATGAGATTGTACAAATGCCTGGAAAACGCTGTTGTGGATGCGACAACTATTTCGACAATACCGATTCCCTTGCTGAGCATTCTTTGATTGAGCACCCTAGAGATCCTTTGAAAGATTCCTTGAAAAGAACTGTTGCTTGCAAGATTTGTGATAAACGCTTCTACACCAAAACAGAGATGGAAGTTCATCAAAAAAAACAAGGATCTACCACGCGCTTCAATTGCAAGTTGTGTGACTTCAGTACTCCGAGTAAAGCGAGAATGTTGAAGCATCTATACAGTTCTATCCACAATCAAGCTCTTTCAGAAATTCAAGTGAAGGATATAAAAAGTAATATCAATAAAGCGGGGACATTATATTACTGTTGTTTCGAAGGCTGCAAGCTGGCGTTTCATACTACTAAACTATTCAATGATCATATTGAAAAAGCACATAGCAAACAAAAAGCTCAAAATATTGCCGATTTTGGAGCAGTAGCTTCTGATCGCTTACAATGTGAGCATTGTTTCCGTGTGTTTCGGACATTAACGCACCTCAAGCAACATCGTCTGCATgataaaatgccaaaaaagttCGTGTGCGCTCAGTGCGGTATCTCAAAATCCAGCAAGGCTTCGTTGAAGGTGCACGAAATGCTACATACGGGAGAGAGACCTTACCATTGCAAAATTTGCGATAAACGATTCACATCACAAACGATACTTTCGTCACATCTGAAATGTCACGCCCCTAAACAGTATCAGTGCAACGATTGTGGAGAAAAGTTCGCTCGAGGGGAAAATTTAAAACGCCATATCCGACATCGTCATGCAGAGGCCACTTTCAGCTGCAACTATTGCCCAAGGAAAATGAAAACTCGCGAAGCGCAGCTACAACACGAACGATCGCATACAGGCGAAAAACCATTCGAGTGCAGAACCGCGGGTTGTAGTAAACGATACGCCAGCATAACCGATCGAAGGCGGCACGAAATGCTCAACCATACCGGGGAGCGGCCCCACTGTTGTTCTTTCTGTAGCGCCTCGTTTGTACGCAAGCGACAACTGACTGTCCACGAACGGAAGCATACCGGGGAGCGCCCGTTCGCCTGCCAACGGTGCGGCAAAAGCTTCATCGATGCACCACAGTTGAAGAAACACACCTGTTACGAATCTGTTAAAAATCAAAGTATCCCACCAGCGCTTT TAGACGTCTTGTTTTCTctcccttttgaaatgttacgcgagGTACCGATACCGACGCTGACCACCACgggtaaacaaacaaaaatcatcattcatcgCTTTTTTTTGTGG GTTAAGTATAAAGTCGTAAGAAGTATGCAGGCGGAATGTCGGTTTTGTACGAGTACGGGGGTCGCAGTTAAACTACATAGTGAAGCCGACGTCGCTACAGAAGCCTCAACCAAATCCACATGGGCAGATATAATATTCGAGTTGGCCGCTGTCCAGATAACGCCGAGCGATGAGGACAATGACGACGTACTCTGCTTGAAAGAATGCGTCCCAAGGCTCAGAGATTATGTCTTATTCAGGCAGCAGATTCAAAAAGTGGAAGCCACCAGAAATAT gAAGAGACATCCGAGATCAGAAGAGGGCTACGATATGGAATATCTGGATGATGAACAAGAAATGTGTGACAAACATGGAGCTCACATCGAAGAGCCGTCCGACGAGACTAGACTAGATGGTGAACGTATGAATTTATCTAACGAACTAATTTTGACTCAAAtgcattttgataatttcgactATTTCGAATTTGCCGGCGTCCACTGTTGTGGTTGCGACACTATCGCTAGAAATGAAGATGAACTGCTTGTCCATGCTGGGAATGTTCATCGCCCGAGAACGGAATCAATACATTCACCTTATTGCAGCGTCTGTAAGCACTCTTTCCCAGCAACAGAAGATGTCGAAAGACATCGCAAccagttttcacaaaacataattttctattGTAAATTATGTCAGCGCCGGTTTATGGGCAAGGAAGCTTTCACCAGTCACATCGAGGATAGCCTGCATCGGACTCAAGACGATCAAACAAAGCATGCAGACCTTGACAACACTTGTGATGTGTTAGGTTTAGAAGTGAGCAGTGAACAAATTGTCGTACCACCACCTGTCGAGGGTCAGGAAGTGGAAATAGAGTACTGCGATCTGAACTACGATAAGTCTAAAGAAAACATAGGTCTTCCAGATCCTAAACTTATTAGTGGCACTGAAGACCAGGACCATTACCAGATCATATTTGTGGAAGATGCTGAACGCTGTTGTGTATGTggaattttctttcaaacttaTGAGGCGTTATTAGATCATGCACGTTTTGAGCATCATAATGGTGTACAATTCGGTATTGGGCAAGATAAAAACATGTGCGAAATTTGTCATGTTTCCTTTAAAATGCCCAGTGCTTTGAACGCCCATCGAACCCACAGTCGGTTTACTAAACGGATGTATCACTGCAAAATATGTCAGCAAACTTACAATCGCAAGTTTCATTTGATAAGACATTTCAAATCAACTCCGACCCACCACGATGCACTACCTTCTGTTCTGGAATCCTTCGGAGAACCGCAGTACAAACCATCAACATTGAATAAAAATGGGGATGCATTTGCGTGTTGCTTTTTGAAATGTTCACTCCTATTCAATTGCGAATCTGATCTGGCCAATCACGTACTAGAAAATCATGCACCACGTCGAAAACTGAACGATGCTGAAAGGACGTGCAACGATTTCCTTTGTCCCGTTTGTTTACGATCCTTTTCATCTCAAAAACTGTTACAGTTTCATAGGAATCGTTCTTTGAAGAAAAGGCACATCTGTAGCTTTTGTGCCAAATCATTTCTAATCCCAAGCGAACTACACGAGCACGAACTTCTGGTTCATTCCGAGAACATACAGCGGCATCTCTGCGATATCTGTCACAAGGCTTTTCGCACAGTACAGCTCATGAAAAATCATCGACAGACTCACAAACAAGAACGGAACTTCGGATGCAACCAATGCAGTGCTTCGTTTCAATTTCGATTTCAACTTCGCAAACACATGAACGCCGTCCACCCGACCAGTTTTCCGTACGAATGTAGCTTCTGCGAGAAGAAATTCTCCACTAAAAGCAAACATGACCTACACCGGCGATCACACACGGGAGAACGACCATATCACTGCCGCTTTGAACCCTGCACAAAAAAGTTTTCCCATGTCACAGATCGCAAGCGCCACGAGATGGGAGTGCACACCGGCGAAAGGCCATATCGATGCGAGCACTGCCCTGCAGCCTACATTCGCAAAAGGGAATTAGTGCTGCACGGTCAGAAGCACTGTTAA
- the LOC129759274 gene encoding E3 ubiquitin-protein ligase lubel-like, translating into MAQAMQDRCTMDEIASSHICKICMMDYTTDEMLSMLYCSHKICKSCAKSFFTEKIQSGLLIVDNLCPICPYDEGSHEQFENLDYSCFETFMRSILDQNTYSIFQQKLRDKLLSDQPNFCWCVKCTSGMFVNKQTNRFICSNCNEIFCVKCKSPWKKQHEGIACEMFEDWQKSNCPKLQEDAISRHMQENGIKCPKCLFQYSKTSGGCIHFTCTQCGFNFCSCCNNEYKKGSQCSLYKDCYTMGMHCHHPRNCLFYLREMELEDLEALIKANKVSSPVQTFENSKCKVPTQIEETFEGECGKRNFDSRTNLCREHYIEQICTNIHNSKIDPIQKMSLKECMQELRRHKVTLPDRGPWDDDVIYRTMCQQHIRNNIPLK; encoded by the exons ATGGCGCAGGCAATGCAAGACCGTTGCACAATGGATGAAATAGCATCATCTCATATCTGTAAAATTTGTATGATGGATTATACAACCGATGAAATGTTGAGCATGCTATATTGCAGCCACAAGATTTGCAAGAGTTGCGCAAAAAGTTTTTTCACGGAAAAAATTCAATCTGGTTTGCTCATCGTTGATAATCTTTGTCCAATTTGTCCGTATGATGAAGGCTCCCACGAGCAATTTGAGAATCTCGATTACTCCTGCTTCGAAACGTTTATGCGATCTATATTAGATCAGAATACTTActcaattttccaacaaaaactaaGAGATAAGCTTCTTTCTGACCAACCGAATTTCTGCTGGTGCGTAAAATGTACATCCGGTATGTTTgtcaataaacaaacaaatcgaTTCATTTGCTCGAACTGCAACGAAATTTTTTGCGTGAAATGCAAAAGTCCA tggaAAAAGCAACACGAAGGTATTGCGTGTGAAATGTTTGAAGACTGGCAGAAATCTAACTGCCCAAAATTGCAGGAAGATGCGATCAGCCGACATATGCAGGAAAACGGTATAAAATGCCCTAAATGTTTGTTCCAATATTCAAAGACGAGCGGCGGTTGCATTCACTTTACTTGTACACAGTGCGGGTTTAATTTTTGCTCTTGTTGcaataatgaatataaaaaaggcTCCCAATGCAGTCTGTACAAGGATTGCTACACTATGGGGATGCATTGCCACCATCCGAGAAATTGCCTTTTTTACTTGAGAGAAATGGAGCTTGAAGATTTGGAGGCATTAATTAAG GCGAATAAAGTTAGTTCCCCTGTACAGACCTTTGAAAACAGTAAATGCAAAGTTCCTACACAAATCGAAGAAACGTTCGAAGGTGAATGCGGCAAACGGAATTTTGATTCTCGAACAAATTTGTGCCG ggAACACTATATCGAACAAATATGCACAAATATCCACAACTCCAAAATTGATCCGATACAAAAAATGTCCTTGAAGGAGTGTATGCAAGAACTTCGCAGGCACAAAGTAACTCTTCCAGATCGAGGACCATGGGACGACGATGTTATCTACAGGACAATGTGTCAACAG CACATTCGAAATAATATTCCTTTAAAGTGA
- the LOC129759273 gene encoding FK506-binding protein 59 isoform X2, whose amino-acid sequence MSFVDLSGDGGVQKQILQEGSGEETPSSGCTVSLHYTGTLDSDGKQFDSSRDRNEPFEFQLGRSSVIKAFDMGVATMKLGEKCILKCAPDYAYGSSGSPPNIPPNSTLNFELEMLGWKGEDLSPNSDRGIERFILKVGEGKKTPNDGALVKIHIVGRFEDKIFEERDVEFHIGEGEKEGVVPGIEIAIEKFKKGETSRLVLKPKYAFGSEGKPDVVPANATVVYEITMKEFEREPDSWKLDDEQRIAQSELFKQKGTAYFKDNKFKLALKMYQKSLNYLTSSDSQEAKQRQLIMYLNKALCHQKLDEHDESKDACNEALNIDSKSVKALYRRGQARLALGDIEKALLDFNAVRELEPENKAALNQVTICKQKIKEYNEQQKKVFANMFTKFAKSDKQQHL is encoded by the exons ATGAGTTTCGTCGATCTTTCCGGTGATGGTGGAGTCCAGAAGCAGATTCTCCAGGAGGGATCTGGGGAAGAGACGCCGTCTTCTGGTTGCACTGTTTCGCTTCACTACACTGGAACACTGGATTCGGATGGTAAACAATTTGATTCCAGCCGGGACCGAAATGAGCCGTTCGAGTTTCAGCTGGGCCGTAGTTCGGTAATTAAGGCGTTCGATATGGGTGTGGCCACCATGAAGCTGGGTGAAAAATGCATCCTCAAATGCGCACCAGACTACGCATACGGATCGTCGGGTAGTCCACCAAATATTCCGCCGAATTCTACATTGAACTTTGAGTTAGAAATGCTTGGATGGAAGGGTGAAGATTTAAGCCCTAACTCGGACAGAGGTATCGAGCGCTTTATTTTGAAGGTTGGTGAGGGTAAGAAGACACCAAACGACGGTGCCTTGGTTAAGATCCATATAGTCGGTCGCTTTGAAGATAAGATTTTCGAAGAAAGGGATGTGGAATTCCATATTGGCGAAGGAGAGAAAGAAGGAGTTGTTCCCGGAATTGAAATTGctattgaaaagtttaaaaagggTGAAACATCGAGATTAGTTTTGAAACCGAAGTATGCTTTCGGATCAGAGGGAAAGCCAGATGTGGTACCAGCAAATGCCACGGTTGTCTATGAAATTACTATGAAAGAGTTCGAGCGGGAACCGGACAGTTGGAAATTGGATGATGAACAGAGAATAGCTCAATCCGAACTATTCAAACAGAAAGGCACTGCATACTTCAaggataataaatttaaattagctcttaaaatgtatcaaaaatcgTTGAATTACCTTACCAGCAGTG atTCACAGGAAGCGAAACAACGCCAACTTATCATGTACCTTAATAAGGCTCTGTGTCATCAAAAACTAGATGAACATGATGAATCAAAGGATGCT TGCAACGAAGCCCTGAACATTGATTCCAAAAGTGTTAAAGCTCTATACAGAAGAGGTCAAGCTAGACTCGCCCTCGGCGATATTGAAAAGGCTCTGCTCGACTTCAATGCCGTGCGAGAATTGGAGCCGGAAAATAAGGCTGCCCTCAACCAAGTCACTATATGCAAACAGAAAATTAAGGAATATAATGAACAGCAGAAGAAGGTTTTCGCCAATATGTTCACCAAGTTCGCTAAGAGTGATAAGCAG cAACATTTATAA